A part of Puntigrus tetrazona isolate hp1 chromosome 21, ASM1883169v1, whole genome shotgun sequence genomic DNA contains:
- the capslb gene encoding calcyphosine-like b isoform X1: protein MAGTSRHDREMAVSAKKQLTNCSDPIERLRLQCLARGSSGIKGLGRTFRIMDDDNSRTLDMKEFLKGLSDYGVLIEKEEAMNLFQQFDRDGSGFIDFDEFLITLRPPMSNARKEVVLQAFKKLDKTGDGVITVDDLRGVYDVKHHPKYRNGEWTEDQVFRKFLDSFDSPDDKDGKVTKEEFMNYYSGVSASIDTDIYFILMMKNAWKLD, encoded by the exons ATGGCAGGTACATCACGGCATGACCGAGAGATGGCAGTCAGTGCCAAGAAGCAGCTGACAAATTGTTCGGACCCCATTGAGCGTCTGAGGCTACAGTGTTTGGCACGAGGGTCCTCAGGGATCAAGGGACTGGGCCG GACTTTTAGGATCATGGATGACGACAACAGTCGCACGCTGGACATGAAAGAGTTCCTGAAAGGCCTGAGTGATTATGGTGTGCTCATAGAGAAAGAAGAGGCCATGAACCTTTTTCAGCAATTTGACAGAGATGGCAGTGGATTCATCGATTTTGACGAGTTTCTTATCACTCTAAGG CCACCCATGTCTAATGCCAGAAAGGAGGTGGTGCTCCAGGCATTCAAAAAACTGGATAAAACCGGAGATGGTGTGATTACAGTCGATGATCTGAGAGGAGTGTACGACGTCAAACATCACCCCAAATACCGAAACGGTGAGTGGACTGAAGACCAAGTATTCCGCAAATTCCTGGACAGTTTTGACTCTCCGGATGACAAGGATGGGAAG GTCACAAAAGAGGAATTTATGAACTACTACTCCGGCGTGAGCGCATCCATTGACACagatatatactttatattaatgatgaaaaatgcATGGAAGCTTGACTAA
- the capslb gene encoding calcyphosine-like b isoform X2 gives MAGTSRHDREMAVSAKKQLTNCSDPIERLRLQCLARGSSGIKGLGRTFRIMDDDNSRTLDMKEFLKGLSDYGVLIEKEEAMNLFQQFDRDGSGFIDFDEFLITLRPPMSNARKEVVLQAFKKLDKTGDGVITVDDLRGVYDVKHHPKYRNGEWTEDQVFRKFLDSFDSPDDKDGKVTKDEFWNYYSGVSASIDNDVYFILMMKNAWKL, from the exons ATGGCAGGTACATCACGGCATGACCGAGAGATGGCAGTCAGTGCCAAGAAGCAGCTGACAAATTGTTCGGACCCCATTGAGCGTCTGAGGCTACAGTGTTTGGCACGAGGGTCCTCAGGGATCAAGGGACTGGGCCG GACTTTTAGGATCATGGATGACGACAACAGTCGCACGCTGGACATGAAAGAGTTCCTGAAAGGCCTGAGTGATTATGGTGTGCTCATAGAGAAAGAAGAGGCCATGAACCTTTTTCAGCAATTTGACAGAGATGGCAGTGGATTCATCGATTTTGACGAGTTTCTTATCACTCTAAGG CCACCCATGTCTAATGCCAGAAAGGAGGTGGTGCTCCAGGCATTCAAAAAACTGGATAAAACCGGAGATGGTGTGATTACAGTCGATGATCTGAGAGGAGTGTACGACGTCAAACATCACCCCAAATACCGAAACGGTGAGTGGACTGAAGACCAAGTATTCCGCAAATTCCTGGACAGTTTTGACTCTCCGGATGACAAGGATGGGAAG GTGACAAAAGATGAATTCTGGAACTATTACAGCGGAGTCAGCGCTTCTATTGATAatgatgtatattttattttaatgatgaaaaatgcATGGAAGTTATGA
- the il7r gene encoding interleukin-7 receptor subunit alpha: MAGILWVLFVVSCPLALSESGDDELLDEMTCTSYMTLRQSNLICSLDEPPEEDKFPTLCKRQSLKSCTNATRRQRDFIFENLIVTAKYDLRIGNDVIKKDIDLAKIVKIPAPEIKRAIYTEETEEAFIWFEHSHEYVKDPEFQLEIWKDKTTDEPIRPSIVYRNLTISRDRLVGDGVYYTRVRAKPCNYFAGDWSEWSPNASFTVKNASTENHFPMVGFVITFFVILVLIIGLGTLRWRAHIKDYITPNIPHPKATLAQMQRGLPFTFSPEIFSDVFIHRVDYVDEKASSPELQDGLDERRYSQGSSSRTSVSEMDVKADESLPREQCHLKIRLLDESDLSKEKDNGGSQSVKVPQRECKDEAYVTMSSLFKTQ, from the exons ATGGCGGGTATTTTATGGGTACTCTTTGTTGTTTCCTGTCCTTTGGCTCTGTCCGAGAGTGGAGATGATG AGTTGTTAGACGAAATGACCTGCACGTCTTACATGACCCTCAGACAAAGTAACCTTATCTGCTCGCTCGACGAACCCCCTGAGGAGGACAAATTCCCGACACTCTG CAAAAGGCAAAGTTTGAAATCGTGTACGAATGCCACTCGGAGACAGCGGgactttatttttgagaatttGATTGTTACAGCAAAATACGATCTACGCATAGGAAATGACGTTATTAAAAAAGACATTGACCTGGCAAAAATAG TCAAAATCCCAGCTCCTGAAATTAAGCGTGCCATTTACACGGAAGAAACAGAAGAAGCTTTCATATGGTTTGAACACAGTCATGAATACGTCAAAGACCCTGAATTCCAGTTGGAAATCTGGAAGGACAAAACTACAGACGAG CCCATAAGACCCAGTATAGTTTATAGGAACTTAACTATCAGCAGGGACAGACTTGTTGGAGATGGTGTTTACTACACACGTGTTAGAGCAAAACCATGCAACTATTTTGCTGGCGACTGGAGCGAGTGGAGTCCGAACGCCAGTTTCACTGTAAAAA ATGCTTCCACAGAAAATCATTTTCCAATGGTTGGTTTCGTCATTACCTTCTTTGTCATTCTGGTGCTCATCATTGGTTTGGGGACGTTACGATGGAGAGCGCA CATAAAAGACTACATTACACCAAACATCCCACACCCTAAGGCAACTCTTGCACAAATGCAAAgg gGCCTTCCTTTCACTTTCAGTCCCGAGATATTCAGTGACGTCTTCATACACCGTGTGGATTATGTTGATGAAAAGGCATCTTCTCCTGAACTTCAGGACGGCCTGGATGAGCGCCGCTACAGTCAAGGCAGTTCCTCAAGAACATCAGTGAGTGAAATGGACGTGAAGGCTGATGAAAGTCTTCCAAGAGAGCAGTGCCACCTTAAAATTAGACTCTTAGACGAATCAGATTTGTCCAAAGAAAAAGACAATGGCGGCTCTCAGAGCGTAAAGGTCCCTCAACGAGAATGTAAAGACGAAGCCTATGTCACTATGTCCAGTCTCTTCAAAACCCAATGA